Proteins co-encoded in one Gossypium arboreum isolate Shixiya-1 chromosome 11, ASM2569848v2, whole genome shotgun sequence genomic window:
- the LOC128284328 gene encoding uncharacterized protein LOC128284328, with translation MARLPLIVQNERRKRIGLAITIWLQMCTVANWFLVALGAIHSLHTYRPRIRSYILDFYAKRDYVKRLVYASDETCIEQVRMNRTTFFKLCEMLQTLGELKSSRNMLVDEQVAMFLHIISHHLKNRVIKHHFNRSGKTVSRSFHNVLNAVICLQDVLFKKAEPITANSTDPMWKWFKEGSVADGRVLRDAISRRHGLKVPHGCYYLVDAGYTNCEGFLAPFRGQRYHLNEWRQGYQPSTPEEFFNMKHASAQELGEGLPSNVIDDDEPNIINIHPSDAWATWRMELANQMFDECVSSRVLEEPKEMGSEEDAALVACMVDLHNAGTFNADTGFKAGYLNELEKMMEKVLPNAMLKAKPNLESRIRTLKRDWSIVYDMLSGKNNSGFGWDEHRQLVVAEDAVWNSYISSHKEATQFRHRSFPYYDQLTAIYAKDRATGKDAQTAADIIEEINVEDVAATNSHEERNDFHGSEADVSLDDMDLSATQPQPEPQLARNQGDSAFSKKKKKISDASDFSTSFNDAAALLAENVRTVGLEISKSIASEVVIQQKSEMTIQESALKLYPTLCEVEGLTEDERYRALSKIPDHPTQMFIFFSLPSVVRLEWVRRFLADH, from the exons ATGGCTCGTCTACCTTTAATAGTACAAAATGAGAGGCGTAAAAGAATTGGTCTTGCTATTACAATATGGTTGCAAATGTGTACAGTTGCGAATTGGTTCTTAGTTGCACTGGGTGCCATTCATAGCCTGCATACTTATAGACCAAGGATTAGAtcctatattttagatttttatgcaaaACGAGATTATGTGAAAAGACTTGTATATGCTAGTGACGAGacgtgtattgaacaagttaggaTGAATAGAACTACCTTTTTTAAACTTTGTGAGATGTTACAAACTTTAGGGGAATTGAAGTCATCAAGGAACATGCTTGTTGATGAGCAAGTGGCAatgtttttacatattatttctcATCACCTTAAAAATCGAGTTATCAAGCATCACTTTAATAGGTCCGGGAAAACCGTTAGCAGATCATTTCACAATGTTTTAAATGCTGTCATATGCTTACAAGATGTGTTATTTAAAAAGGCAGAGCCAATTACAGCTAATTCTACAGACCCAATGTGGAAATGGTTTAAG GAAGGTTCTGTTGCTGATGGACGAGTTCTTCGAGATGCCATAAGTAGGAGACATGGACTAAAAGTTCCTCATg GTTGTTATTATCTAGTTGATGCTGGATACACAAATTGTGAGGGATTTCTTGCGCCTTTTAGAGGACAAAGATATCATTTGAATGAGTGGCGTCAGGGTTACCAGCCAAGTACTCCGGAAGAATTTTTCAATATGAAACATGCTTCAGCGC AAGAGTTGGGAGAAGGATTACCTAGTAATGTGATAGATGACGATGAACCGAATATTATAAATATTCATCCGTCGGATGCATGGGCTACTTGGAGGATGGAACTAGCCAACCAAATGTTCGATGAATG TGTTTCTTCCCGAGTTCTCGAGGAACCAAAGGAAATGGGTTCCGAAGAAGATGCTGCGTTGGTTGCTTGTATGGTCGACTTGCACAATGCTGGAACCTTTAATGCGGATACGGGATTCAAAGCCGGCTATTTAAATGAGTTAGAAAAAATGATGGAAAAAGTTTTACCCAATGCCATGTTGAAGGCTAAACCTAATCTTGAATCTAGGATTAGGACATTGAAAAGGGATTGGTCAATCGTTTATGACATGCTTAGTGGAAAAAACAATAGCGGCTTTGGTTGGGATGAGCATAGGCAGCTTGTTGTTGCTGAAGATGCGGTTTGGAACTCATATATAAGT aGTCATAAAGAAGCAACTCAATTCAGACATCGGAGTTTCCCTTATTATGACCAACTTACTGCCATTTACGCAAAAGATCGAGCCACTGGAAAAGATGCTCAAACAGCTGCTGATATTATTGAAGAAATAAATGTTGAAGATGTAGCTGCTACAAATTCTCATGAAGAAAGAAACGATTTCCATGGATCCGAAGCTGATGTTTCTTTAGATGACATGGATCTTTCAGCTACACAACCTCAACCAGAACCGCAACTAGCTAGAAACCAAGGTGATTCTGCattttcaaagaagaaaaaaaagatttcTGATGCAAGTGATTTTTCTACTTCATTTAATGATGCTGCCGCTTTATTGGCGGAAAATGTACGGACCGTTGGCCTTGAAATCAGCAAGAGTATTGCATCCGAAGTGGTAATTCAACAAAAGTCAGAAATGACCATTCAAGAAAGTGCTCTGAAATTATATCCAACATTATGTGAAGTGGAAGGTTTAACTGAGGATGAACGCTATCGAGCATTGAGCAAAATTCCAGATCATCCAACGCAAATGTTCATTTTTTTTAGTTTACCTTCTGTTGTGCGATTGGAATGGGTCAGAAGATTTCTTGCTGACCATTAA
- the LOC108454628 gene encoding uncharacterized protein LOC108454628 — MAKTSLSRLFASLSEHSIAKPSFTGSRSESVTRSAYNSVTRFVCSSAQETHLIREERSNEGDREAAKENLESVNKEEDEGEDGDHVNKETGEVGGPKGPEPTRYGDWERNGRCSDF; from the coding sequence ATGGCGAAAACCAGCCTTAGCCGCCTATTCGCGTCACTCTCGGAGCACTCCATAGCCAAACCGTCTTTCACTGGTTCGAGATCAGAGTCGGTGACTCGTTCAGCTTACAACTCCGTGACTCGCTTCGTATGTTCCTCTGCTCAGGAAACTCACTTGATCCGTGAAGAAAGATCCAACGAGGGAGATCGAGAAGCTGCGAAAGAGAATCTCGAATCTGtgaataaagaagaagatgaagGTGAAGATGGTGATCACGTGAATAAAGAGACGGGGGAAGTGGGCGGGCCTAAAGGCCCGGAACCCACTCGCTACGGTGATTGGGAACGGAATGGTCGCTGCTCCgacttttga
- the LOC108455109 gene encoding putative RING-H2 finger protein ATL21A, which yields MDILKLFFIIVYFSLHSATSTMDPCAESVCQSTKSSPLIRFPFRLIGRQPKSCGFPGFDLSCNYNSTQTLLQLPYSGNFTIEAIDYGAQQIWVNDPNNCLPQRILSLNFSGSPFTAVYDQDYTFFNCTLDYSRYGLNPIGCLSGDNYTVFATSSNEVVDSLSLSTCRRVATVSVPVGWPFYGGVSSSDLTDDLWLMWSNPNCRKCESRGAKCGLKPNSTNEISCSSARGRGIPRSAQYAITVGATIPTLLSISCLICYICSKVKSYVAPHRPIAEFNPTITPQPMLVVGLDGSTIESYPRIVLGESRRLPKPDDNTCPICLSEYRPNETLKSIPHCQHCFHADCIDEWLRLNATCPICRNSPERSYPPTQDS from the exons ATGGACATTCTCAAACTCTTCTTCATCATCGTTTACTTCTCCTTACACTCTGCAACCAGCACCATGGATCCATGCGCCGAATCCGTCTGCCAAAGCACCAAATCGTCACCGTTGATTCGATTCCCTTTTCGTCTCATCGGCCGCCAACCCAAGTCATGTGGCTTTCCAGGTTTCGATCTATCTTGTAATTATAACTCAACCCAAACGTTACTTCAGCTACCATATTCTGGAAATTTCACCATCGAAGCGATTGATTATGGCGCACAACAAATATGGGTCAACGATCCTAACAATTGTCTTCCCCAAAGAATCCTTTCGCTTAACTTTTCTGGGTCACCATTTACGGCTGTTTATGATCAAGATTATACGTTTTTCAATTGTACGTTGGATTATTCAAGGTATGGGTTGAACCCGATTGGTTGCCTTAGTGGTGATAATTACACGGTTTTTGCTACTTCGTCGAATGAGGTGGTTGATTCTTTGTCATTGTCGACGTGCCGACGAGTTGCCACCGTTTCGGTACCTGTTGGGTGGCCTTTTTATGGAGGGGTATCGTCGTCGGACCTCACCGATGATCTATGGCTAATGTGGAGTAATCCCAATTGCCGTAAGTGTGAATCGAGGGGCGCCAAGTGTGGGCTGAAACCCAATTCAACTAATGAAATTAGTTGTTCCAGTGCTCGAGGACGAG GTATTCCAAGGAGTGCCCAATATGCAATCACAGTGGGTGCTACTATTCCAACCCTCTTAAGTATCTCATGTCTAATATGTTACATTTGTAGTAAGGTCAAGTCATATGTTGCACCACACCGTCCTATAGCGGAGTTTAATCCGACGATCACACCGCAACCCATGCTTGTAGTTGGCCTTGATGGATCAACTATAGAATCATATCCGAGAATAGTGTTGGGCGAGAGTCGACGCCTTCCGAAACCTGATGATAACACTTGCCCAATATGCTTGTCTGAATATAGGCCTAATGAAACTCTCAAAAGTATACCCCATTGCCAACATTGTTTCCATGCTGATTGCATCGACGAATGGCTCCGATTGAATGCTACTTGCCCCATTTGTAGGAATTCTCCAGAAAGGTCATATCCACCAACACAAGATTCATGA
- the LOC108456373 gene encoding probable WRKY transcription factor 53, with translation MEKMGEWEQRSLVSELTQGREVARQLQAHLNGASSLSYDIETREVLVQKIEASYEKALSILNCNVNTSSASAVVPLTPVIRMPESPNSRCGSPPSEDSDRGFRDSDASKKRKAPRWTQQVRVTPGTALEGTLDDGFSWRKYGQKDILGSRFPRGYYRCTHRNINGCLATKQVQRSDDDPTIFDITYVGTHTCRNVTSHLMSEKNQEQGPSASLMAAVEPQSSSSSQDLLLNFQKGLKVKTQDLEDQTYASLIPYTSSTSNVVFSWPSVIDNNRNFVSPATSGTNFDFGTCDDQIIQASVAASVTSSPTVGLDHFHQLDGNFTFDNNGFFRHG, from the exons atggaGAAAATGGGAGAATGGGAACAAAGGAGTTTGGTGAGTGAGTTAACTCAGGGAAGAGAGGTAGCTAGGCAACTTCAAGCACATCTTAATGGTGCTTCTTCTTTGTCTTATGATATTGAAACTCGTGAAGTGTTAGTTCAAAAGATTGAAGCTTCATATGAGAAAGCACTTTCGATTTTGAATTGCAATGTTAACACTTCGTCGGCGTCGGCGGTTGTGCCACTAACGCCGGTGATCAGAATGCCGGAGTCACCGAATTCTCGCTGTGGAAGTCCACCGAGTGAAGACTCTGACCGGGGTTTCAGAGATTCCGATGCTTCCAAGAAAAG AAAGGCACCGAGATGGACACAACAAGTCCGAGTAACACCTGGGACAGCCCTGGAGGGAACTCTTGATGATGGTTTCAGTTGGAGGAAATACGGACAAAAAGACATTCTCGGCTCCAGATTTCCCAG AGGTTACTACAGATGCACACATCGAAACATTAATGGTTGTTTAGCAACAAAGCAAGTACAAAGATCAGACGATGACCCAACAATCTTTGACATTACTTACGTCGGAACCCATACTTGTCGTAACGTAACCTCACATCTAATGTCTGAAAAAAACCAAGAACAAGGACCTTCTGCTTCTTTAATGGCAGCCGTTGAaccacaatcatcatcatcatctcaaGATCTACTTCTTAACTTCCAGAAAGGCCTTAAAGTTAAAACCCAAGATTTAGAGGATCAAACATACGCTTCATTAATCCCTTATACTTCATCAACGTCAAACGTTGTGTTTTCATGGCCTTCGGTGATCGACAACAACCGTAATTTCGTATCGCCGGCAACATCGGGGACTAACTTTGATTTTGGAACTTGTGATGATCAGATTATTCAAGCTTCTGTTGCTGCTTCGGTAACGAGCTCGCCCACTGTTGGCTTGGATCATTTCCATCAGTTGGATGGAAATTTCACATTTGATAATAATGGCTTCTTTCGCCATGGATAG
- the LOC108453970 gene encoding ubiquitin-conjugating enzyme E2 10, protein MDPQENNNSIRNAQQRPVHPFIKYRHCKRSQILSSFVFRRGFSSSFSPFLDQNPQLSYRQRRIIFSGFTMASKRILKELKDLQKDPPTSCSAGPVAEDMFHWQATIMGPPDSPYAGGVFLVTIHFPPDYPFKPPKVAFRTKVFHPNINSNGSICLDILKEQWSPALTISKVLLSICSLLTDPNPDDPLVPEIAHMYKTDKNKYETTARSWTQKYAMG, encoded by the exons ATGGACCCACAAGAGAATAATAACTCAATCAGAAACGCACAACAGAGGCCGGTCCACCCATTTATAAAATACCGCCACTGCAAGCGATCACAAATTCTCTCATCTTTTGTATTTCGCCGTggtttttcttcttcattttcccCTTTCCTCGATCAAAATCCTCAGCTCTCTTACCGCCAAAGGAGGATCATCTTTTCAG GTTTTACGATGGCATCGAAGCGGATCTTGAAGGAATTGAAGGATTTACAGAAGGATCCTCCTACATCTTGCAGCGCTG GTCCTGTTGCTGAAGACATGTTCCATTGGCAGGCAACAATCATGGGTCCACCAGACAGTCCTTATGCTGGGGGTGTTTTCCTGGTGACCATCCATTTTCCTCCAGATTATCCCTTCAAGCCTCCCAAG GTGGCATTTAGAACGAAAGTATTCCACCCTAATATTAACAGCAATGGGAGCATTTGCTTAGACATCTTAAAGGAACAGTGGAGTCCTGCGCTAACGATATCCAAG GTACTGTTATCAATCTGTTCTTTACTGACGGACCCAAACCCTGATGATCCATTGGTGCCGGAGATTGCTCACATGTACAAAACCGACAAGAACAAGTACGAGACAACTGCAAGGAGCTGGACGCAGAAGTACGCCATGGGCTAA
- the LOC108457360 gene encoding uncharacterized protein LOC108457360: protein MDYDFRNRTGPPYEAQIPIYRQQPTSSSSTHPMYGSSMYPRIGGQPAAHSVAPPTTRASSFHQNSSPSSSSGLGIRVALKPEYRITPPPQLSPQVGDIPRSNFQFDFEFERKILAEAEKENMNWSKLGLENLSSKPIETSSSTGANSDPVVSKYIASGLSREAVTVAVANYGDNPTKVREFVTGYNLLREMGFSSNNVAEALLMYDNDTDKALAHFLNSSS from the exons ATGGATTACGATTTCAGGAACAGAACGGGTCCACCGTACGAGGCGCAGATCCCGATTTACCGGCAACAACCCACTTCATCGTCATCTACCCATCCGATGTACGGATCTTCAATGTACCCGAGGATCGGTGGTCAACCCGCCGCTCACAGTGTTGCCCCTCCCACCACTCGCGCCTCTTCTTTCCACCAGAATTCTTCGCCTTCCTCTTCCT CGGGATTGGGCATTAGGGTTGCTTTGAAACCAGAATATCGTATTACACCTCCG CCTCAGTTGTCTCCCCAAGTTGGGGATATTCCTCGAAGCAATTTTCAGTTTGATTTCGAGTTTGAGAGGAAAATTTTGGCTGAAGCAGAAAAAGAAAACATGAATTGGAGTAAGCTTGGCTTGGAAAACCTTTCTTCCAAGCCTATCGAAACTTCTTCTTCAACG GGTGCAAACTCAGATCCTGTGGTGAGCAAATACATTGCCTCTGGACTCAGCCGAGAAGCAGTGACCGTTGCGGTTGCAAATTATGGCGACAATCCAACCAAG GTTCGGGAATTTGTCACCGGTTACAACCTACTGCGAGAAATGGGGTTCTCATCAAACAATGTGGCTGAAGCCTTACTCATGTATGACAATGACACAGACAAGGCATTGGCTCATTTCCTTAACAGCTCATCATGA